The genomic DNA cctcttctttctttagatcaatttatctattttaattcaATCGACGAACCGATTgtcaatcaatttaataatgaaTAGATTGACTCATCAATTGAAAGTTGTCATTGACAACTTTGAATTGATCAATTCGTCATCGAATCAATTGATAGAAAGTTATTATTGATGACAACTTTTATCATAAcaaaaaagatgatgatgacaatAATGAAGGAGCAATGTTAGTGactacaattttaaaaaattttaaagattaatttatgagttttttcatcttttaaaagttaaattaccatattttaaatatttaggtttaatcgtaaataaattattttttaaatactttttcgCAACTAACAaacgataaaattattttttttttctttatttatactattaGTTTTTTCtaatagaatttgattttaggtAAGAATGtgatattatgatatttaaggGTGTACAAGGTTTATATGTCAAACTCTGAGTCGGAAAGGGTCATAGGTCAAGCTTTAAATAATAAGTTATAGACTTACAGCGGATTAACGTTTGCTTTTTCAATAGTCCCAATAACACAGACACGTTCAATCGATACTGTCATTTATAGTACAAGTAAATCTGATTTTATTGGATTTTGCAAATACCATTTCGACAAGTGGCAAATGTGATATGATTGGTTCCAAATTCATAATTGAACTTTCActtagccatatatatatatatatatatatatttgaaagtaCCCTCATGGCTTCTACACTTTATTTCTTAATCCCAAACCAAAATCTCAAAGAAAAAGACATTTCCTGTAACCTTGTTTTTTTgaaccctttttttttctaaagaaaaCGTTGCAATTTCTTCACTTTACCCTAGCTACAGCCCTGCAACTTGAATTTCTTGATTTCAAAGCCAGTTTAACAGCAAGTAAATAATTGCTGTTATTGACTAAGCAACCATAATAATTAGACAGTTTGAAATATAgttctaatttaattatagatatgAATGGCCTTCCAAAGAAGATGAGCTTCCAGGTTGTTAAtggtttgttttgttattttttttagttttgttcaGGGTTTGTTTCGTAATTAAGACgcttaacctttttttttttttttataatgagaaATCTTATCTGAATATATTAAGTAAGTTAAACTCTTGAATcgggtaaattaaaattttaattttaaaatatcatcaacttttttatatataaaaccttaTCTTTTATCTCTTATCCTCTACTTGTAAGACAAAGTGAGATTAGCTCGTTTTCTCTTGTCCTTGTTTAAAACTTGGTTGTTTGTTAAAAAAAACCTCTGAAAGGCATTTGTCtttgtaattgatattaaacCCTCTGAGCTGGATACGATAAGTTAGaagttcaaatttaataaaaataatttaattttgagttcaatctaaattgatttaaattcaaatatttgaattaacttgattataaaaataatatttaatcctTAGCTAGAGTAAGAGGACCAAATTCTAGCCCAAGAACTTCACTGCCAAATTCCCGAGAAAATTACcacttaatttatatttactaaatttgatGCAAATGTGATTGAAGTTTACTCATTTTCCATTTTGTTTCAGCCATTTTCTTCTCGGTGAAGGTTTTACCAAAGAAAGATACTGTTAACGCTTTTCAACCCTTGATTATAATCTAGGGCTGACGTATGACTGATCCAACGGTTGGTGATAAAGTAAAATCTTCGTGTAACATAATGAACCCACCCCCCGcccaaaaaaaaacagaaattaaCATACCAACACTCTCTTTTTTGAGTTGATTGATTTGTCATGTCCATTGGAATTAGCAACCGGCTGAACCTTCGATATTCAAATCGACTAAAAGACAAGCAGTTTGCTGATTCCAAAGCAGTTCAGTAAAAAACATTACTTGTCGCTTGTATGTAGGAAAAGTGAAGATCATTGTCTATTCCGTGTAGTTGAAGTAAAACAGCTCTCCTTTCCCTATTCAATGATAAGCTCTGAGCAGGGAGATGACGGGTCTCATGCGTTGTCATGGCGAAAGCCATGACTTCTGGAAATAAACACTGTGGAATTACCCTGTATGGATTCACTTCTGAAACGACCTTTTGGATTGTTCCATTGCAGAATGACTACTGCACTTTAAATTTTGCTTAATTGGGGTTGTGAATTGTGATTGTAATCTGCAAGCTGTAATACTGATGGGTTAATTTTCCTGTTTTACGATCTTTTTGAAGAACAAGTTCTCTTTATACTATGGCCTTAAATCTAAATAAGAGAATCGAATTGATCTCTTCTGTTCCTTTTTCTGATTTATCCGAGATCTTCTTTTCAAGATTATTGTGTTTGGAAGTTCTATACAGTTTTAAACTAGAAATAATCTGGGCACAAGCTATCTCAGTGAATTCTGAAACTGATAGTTAGATTAGATACAAATTAATGTTGCAGCCCCGCTAGTAAAACCCCAGTTGAATTTGTTTCAagataatattatcaatatagcAATATTGGATAGGGATTCCAATATAAAACTCTAGACATAAGGGTATGCAGGCGATTGAGTGACAAGAGAAGAGATTTAAGCACAAAAGAGTAAAGTTTAAATGCTTTTtgacaatatttcaaaattgaattcttgattGATTGATGCAATGATTTTGGATCACTGGATCTAGAATTTTATCTGTTTGGTATAGTTCCAAAAAATATACCGGATGGGGATTGCGTTTGTCCTGGAAACTTAAAAGTTTCTTATCTGGATATATGTGCATATCTTAAAAGAATAATGCATAAATTGGTAGGCACAGGCAGGATATGTTCGTCTTTACTCTCACTGTGCTTATATGAGCATCAAGTCCATGGACATAAGAAAGACAGATTAAAGAAGCTTAAGATTTGGTGTAGCAGGTGTGAGGATGAAGATAAGCGAATCCATGGGATGAAAAGGAGGGTTATGCAGATCTTTTGGGAGTGGGTGAGTACAAAAGGTAAAGAACTTGGTGGAAATTAAAGGAGTTATAAAGTTTACAATAAAATCCCCGCTTTGTAAGCTAGCtaaagtgtgtgtgtgtgtgtctgcCAAAGATGCTAGACATATGAACATGATGTTGTCGAGATGGATGCGACGCCACTATTTAGAATTGAGCCAAAGAAAGCTAGCTAGCTAATGCCCTTCCCTTGTTATCTCTGCAAAGTTTCTGCTCTTGAATATGATGCTGTCGACTCTCTCACTTCCCCACTTCCCTACTTCTCTTACAAATATTGCATTCATCATACTGCTGATAGAAAATTTCTTAATGTATACTAACATtagttataattttgatttaataaaatctgATAATTGAATAActtaataacaatttatagataaattttaagtaattaataaaatataaatctaatacatttaaaagttattatacgaatataaaatattagtatGCATCACaagtttattagattttttataaagGCTTCAATTGGTTAGATTCTCTTTTCAACTTTACCCATTAAAACTGTTATTGAGTgttcaaaagtaaaaaatcaaaatcaatcattCTGATACAAATAATCATGGTATCTTTATTGTGAATTGTGGATGAATGACTATTCAAGtatttatataactctaaaaattattttatgtagtatttataatttatgcgACAATCCTGTGGTTCAGATTAAAGTTACATGTTCATATAATGTTTTAGTACCAATCAATTCTCCTTCTATTGACTAGGAGATAAAGTTCTCACATGACCACACTTACTTTAAATCACCATTAAAGAGTTACCGGGGAGTAAGTTTTATTCAATTTGGTAACTTTGTCATTTAGAATCATACGAGTACATTACAACAATGTCACAATGACAAAGAAATTACTCCTTGTCTTGAATCAGATCGAGAAAACAGAAGATTacgtgtttttttattttttttgggttatgaTTTCTGCAGCAGTGAAATAATGAAGATCTCAGACATCAACCGTGGCCAATATACTAAAATTGAAAGGGCTGACAAATCTTGTAGAGCCTGCATATAGTATTATTGCTGCCAATTGTGAAGTCTTCTGACTTGGATGGAATCGATCCCAGAACAAGTATTCTTTGCGATCTGTACAAGGAATTGTATTTTGCTTACACTGAGTAAATCCATCCCCACAGCAAGCTGTTGTGGTGTCCTTGATTCCTTAAGAATTATAGATGATAAACTGAATCAGAATTTTCAATCTCTAAATGATATTGCAGTGATTTTTCAATAGCAATGTGTAAGTAAATTTCTTACCAAAGGCATAAGGATCTTCAATCACAGTCATGGTCATTTCATAAGAATTTCCCAGTGAATATATAAATCCAGGAAGTTCTGATTTCATTTGACCCAGAAGTGCTTCCGTGGCGTTATAGAATTCTCTGGCAAACTCATTTGCTTCCTCAATGCAGCCTCCAGGAACAGTAAGATTTCTTGCACGTTCAGCTGGACAGCAGCCGATTGGTGGAATGCTGATAATCCCAAATTTTCTGGCACCaatattataaagtttctgcATATAGATACCAAAGTAATCAAATAATCCAAATGAtagtttatagataaatttaggATATCAATAAAGTTAAactcaatataattaaaagttataatctgGATAGATAATAATagtatgaattttaaaatttattgggCCTTTGATGATTTCATCCACCTACTTAGATCTCTTCTTTAAAACTAAGGGAGCATAACTTTACTCATtgaaatatgttatttaaagaGGTCTCAAAAATGAAGGATCAATCACTCTAAtacaagtaattttaaaaattttaacatgaatACTAAATGCATGGtgttctaaatatttttataatccttaagtttaatattatttggattgaatgattttatgtttatttatgtgAATGAAATCTTATAAGATCTTCgctaacaaaaataaaatacgaTGGATCCTGTTGATTCCATTAAGTAAGCACCTGTAGATTTTCACGGTAGGCGGACAACATGGTGACCAAGAGGCTCCTAGGAGACGTGGTTCTAGTCTTCTCCTGTAAATCAAAGACGTCGTTGCTTCCAACGCTAATGAGGAACAGTGATTTGGAAACCATATTGGCAGCTTCTTCTGGGCCAGTTATACTTGTAATGTTTGCGTAGACAGTAAAAAATTGCTCAATCTGCTTTCCCAATGACAGCGAATTGTTCTGTAATATTCATGTGAACGATGTAAATATAACTTGAAGTTAGCTTTCCTCATTTTCTACTGAATCTAGAGCGACATTTTCTGTCACATCAAATACATATTGACgggatattaaaataaaactggTTAAATATGCGTTTAGTTttataaaactcaaaaacaaaactagtaatttgaaagtttggaatGTGTGTCCACACATTCTAGTTAAAAAACGTtatccaaagtggataatatatttataaatacttttacaataaaattatatatactcactttaagtacataaataaatacatattttatatctgTTATTATGCGattagttgattttaaattaaaaataaaataatacttactcatataataacatatataaacgTGTACGTATTCgtgtatccaaaataaatacatataggaTTGCTTATAGTTTTATCCAAAgtgaacaatattttgacagTGAACCAAAATATTGTTACAATATGTATAGATTAATATATACTTACATATCTACTCCCAGTTGTGTTAAGAAGACCTGAGCCTCCTGAAGCAAAGTTGACACCCCGGAGAATTCTATCCTTGAAGGTGGACGAATGATTTAGGAGAGAAAGAAAGGATGACGGACTCCTTTTGTATCCCAGCAGCCTCACTAATGCGTTAATCCAATCAAACATTTAAAGTTAAGGCTGATCAGATTAACAGAAATTAATCATCAGGCATGCAATTTTTACCTATTTGATCGGCTGTGTTGTAGCCATTGCTGAACCTCCCAGTTGGGTTTGAGTAAGGAAAGTCTATTCCATTATAACGGAAGTTGGCTTTGATGTCTTGGCTCacatttaagaaattattagtgCCCACATCAAAAGTTGAGTCACCAAATAGAAACACTGCTGGCATCGCTGAAACATTTGTTGGAGGAATGTAGAGGGCCACAGCAATGTTCAGTGatgaaatgaaaagagaaagaagaaaacctGAAGGAACCCTCTTTGCCATTTTCATTTACGTTGGTATCTCTGTGTTTCTCACTTGCCTCTTTGAATCATTTTATAACATTGAGCTCAGTAATAAACAAGAGAGTAACGATAATCTGTCATTGTTCCAAGTTCCAACCTGTAAACCGGGCAGAAAAACAAGGGCGGATACTCCTAATGGCTAAAATATTCTCGTAATCGTACAGATACCACACCAAATAAGTTAAACCTTAGAGTACGATTATTATTTCAAATCTTGAATTAactatatcaaataagttaaattttgagttatgtgatcaaacatataattattagactaaataaattcataatttaattttaaaatgttctctcataataaacttaaatttatattatcttagaATATAGATTTTTCTATCACTCAAATTTTTTTGCCATCAAGGCTACTGATATTACTGTAACTCAGCTTAATCTTAACTGTCAAAAAGAAGGTATGTGTGAAGCATAAAAAATATCGCCATTTAATTGCATTTCCCTTAGATCAATGGCACTGCCTGCAGCCGTACGTGCATCTGGCAGACAATTAGCACTTCATATTTGTCCTGGCCTTGGGAGAAAGAATTATTGTAGATTTTGTGGCGACATGCAGGTGCTTCCTATGAGCTTTCAAGCTTTGGCGGAAATGAAGAGGATGCCGTTGCTATGCGGCGTGCATTTCATGCTCAGTCTCTTTCTCATGCATAAACAAGAATATCCTGCAGCTTTTTCCTCATGGAGATCTTGATTTCTCCTAAGCTTTGTACTGTAGCTtagcaaattttttttcagGATTATAAGTTTAACATAATAATACAAGATGAGGGTATAGGCGATTTAGTTTAAtgtggtttaaaatttttttc from Mangifera indica cultivar Alphonso chromosome 16, CATAS_Mindica_2.1, whole genome shotgun sequence includes the following:
- the LOC123199532 gene encoding GDSL esterase/lipase At5g55050-like, with the protein product MAKRVPSGFLLSLFISSLNIAVALYIPPTNVSAMPAVFLFGDSTFDVGTNNFLNVSQDIKANFRYNGIDFPYSNPTGRFSNGYNTADQIVRLLGYKRSPSSFLSLLNHSSTFKDRILRGVNFASGGSGLLNTTGSRYNNSLSLGKQIEQFFTVYANITSITGPEEAANMVSKSLFLISVGSNDVFDLQEKTRTTSPRSLLVTMLSAYRENLQKLYNIGARKFGIISIPPIGCCPAERARNLTVPGGCIEEANEFAREFYNATEALLGQMKSELPGFIYSLGNSYEMTMTVIEDPYAFGIKDTTTACCGDGFTQCKQNTIPCTDRKEYLFWDRFHPSQKTSQLAAIILYAGSTRFVSPFNFSILATVDV